The genome window TAGGCATGCCTACGCCTTAGTTTTATACAACAAAACGCCTTGGACCCTTCCAGGTGAGGTCCATTTGATCAAGCGCATGCCTGGTGCACCTAGGCACACTTTTTTTGTAAGGCAATGGGCATTAGAAAAAGCCTGCCTTGTTGAATTtctcaataatttattttatttttcactgtTTTCATTTGATATACCTTTACTAATAAGAAAGGGATAATATCAAACTCTATAATTCTCAATATTTGAGTATTCACCTATAAAAAAATTGCAAGTTTTGTGGATAAACCAGACCACACTTTAGAGTTACTATATAACTTAAACTTTTATGTTAATAGACACACAGACTTGCAAAAACTCTCACATATACGTATTGCTCTTTACTGCACTCAGGCTAGCACTTCCTTTTGTGCCTTGCGCTTGAGGCAATATAAAGGTTAGCACCTAGAACGCGCCTTGCACCCTAGACAACACTGCATATGGTTTTAATTAGCAGCCAGTCTCGTTTTGAAATCAATATGCCTTTCCTGTTTAGTTTgtggtttatttttatattcttaattaacATTTATCCTCTCACTTATATCATCGAGAACCCATTGTGATGCGTATTATATTTCCTCCTacgttttcttttttgttcttgaGATTTTGGATGTTCAAAATGGTTTGAGGAAAACTTTACCAACAATAGCATCTTCTTTCTCTTGAACAATTCCTTCTTGCAACACGGGCAATATCTATAAATGGCATGCCTGGATATGCATATCCTTTGATGTCAAATATGGTTGGTCCAATATGATGTTTTACTATGGGAGAATAAAATGAGTTATTTTTGTCAACTGGACAAGTCTTTTATGATTCCTAAACAGCTTAAGAAGTACCATTACCTATCACTTGACTCttcttttggttataatggTTGTATTCAGTTATTCCTCTTTTAGCAATCTACTATTCAATTCTCCTcatatcaaaacaattttttttttgctcttgAATATTATGAACTTTTTACATATCTCTTACTTTcatgattatatttttttgaattttgttttgactTCCACAAAGAGGTGGTGTCTGGTGATGTTCTGATACGAAGTTCCTTTGTTCCTGTCTTCACTAGGGAATCCTTCTGCATCAAAGCCCGTCAATCAAGGATCGTTGACGATTTTAGGTCTGAATCTCACCTTGCTTCCTTTTACAAAGATGAGTTTTTTCACTGACAAAAAGGAGGTTCAGAGATCTGCAACTGCCTTGGGATATGTTGCACATGTGCGTTCTATTTCTTTTGTGAAGTTATCATTTATTACCGAATTTGTTTTTTCTGATAATATCAAGCTGTGGATATCAAGGTTTTTGACCTACCACCGACAATCCCCTGTTGCTTGAAGATGctgtagtaatttttaattGCTAGGATGGTAATATGGTCTAGTGGGCTGCACCTTGATTATTTGTTTCTCATGATGAGgctataattttaatcataccTATTATTGTTTCTTGTTTCCTGCTATTTCATCATTTGCAGGCTGTTTCACTGATTGCATCCTATTTACAAGTTCCCTTGCGTTATCCTCTGCGCTTGGGTGGTTCTCGCTCATATATTAATGACCATGCATCTTCAATAGACCCTGCATCTTCTGATTTGTCATTGGATACAACACTTTCAGCAAATGTAAAGCCGGCAGAATTTCCGCTGTTTTTAGAAGGTCAAGACACGACAAGAGCAGCATATGCTGTGTTCTTGTTAAACAAGGTAAGCTTTTGCATACTAGTAATTCTTTTTCCAAGATGAATTATTCTCCTTTGgcatttttatgtatattattggATTCAAATGGTCTGCAAAGTTAGCTTGTCAATGCTCTTCAATCCACAGGTTGGAAAAACAGTGCATGTTTGTTCGTCAGCATTTACAGCTCATTTTATGTCATTGATAGTGGATAATCTTGCTTCCATCATTATTAATATCATGGTTGAATTGTTTGGAAGATATTGGATTTACATATCTAGGTTCTTGTGATAGACACTTAAGACTATCTATAAACTTCACCGGCAGATTAGATGAAGGATTAtcaacaaatttgaaaaatgtgatGAAGTCCCACCATGCATCTAAAAGGAGGTCCAGCACTCGAATCCCATTCCCCATAACTAAAAACTATGTCACTGTGACTTGGTCATATCTCCATATCCATGTTCGAAGTCGGACATGGGtagttaaagaaaaatgaagagttgaTGCATGATAGACTAAGGACTAGTTCAAAACTGCTATTAGAAAAAAGTGCTATTGAAAAGTGGTGTGGAAAAGTGTGTTTGTTAGTTTTTAGTGTTGTTCATTGCTGCCAAAAATCGCGGTTGAAAGTTAAAATGCCTCTTTTAGACATGGTAGTAGAAAGTAAAAATTTAGTcaagttttatgatatttaaataatttaatataatgatacatgaaatataacttttaaataccttttaaataattaatataaattatttgtaaaattgatgatatataaaatattttgaaaaaaattaaatataataataaataagatttaaacaatttaatataataatatataaaatataaattaatctaattttcatataccttttaaatggttaatgaaaataaaagtattttgataattttcacTTCGAAATGCAAAAGCCAAAAGCAGTTTTTGACTACAAAAGCTATGTGTTATTCATCACTTCTGCAGTGGAAAAACACTTCTGCAGTGTAAAAACACTTAACCCAGAAAGGCTTTTTCACCACAGTAGAGAATGCACCCTAAAATTGTAAATAGAAAAAGGAAGGACCAAACATTTTTTCTACCCTGTTTTTGTCTCCTCTTTGAAAATACTTTCCAAAaagttttgtcatttttttttctgtttacaATGCCTTAAATGCAAATTCCTTATGGAAGTGCTTTCTTTTGATCCACTTGCATCATTGTAATAAGTCTGCATTGCCTTCTAACTTTCTATGTCGATTATCTTTTATTAAGTTTTCTGTTGGATCTTATAGTcaaattcctttacatcatGTATGTTAATTTGCTTAGCCCTGATAAATGTTAGATATAGGGTTATCAGCTAAGTAGGAAAGACTGATGATAGTCACACCTTACATCCAAAAGCAAAGCTTTTTACATGTGTATGTAAGGTTGCTAGCAAATCTGATGAGCCTTCACTGATGTTTTAAGGTTAAGTTAATGTTCCTTTTCGGCAAAGAACATTATCGAGATCACAGTATTTTGATCGCCTTTTGCTTGTTATGATATTCGTTCTGAAACGATTGCATAATCTTTACTGTGATTGCAGGATATGGAGcaacttttgaattttatcgGTGTAAAGAGTTTAGGACCACGACATGTTCTTGCAAATTTGAAGGAGCTTCTAAGGTGTGTCCAGTCTTCAGAATATATAGATACctgaattaattttgattttgtaggATCAACTATAATTAGCTACTTATTACGGTGTGAATAGACAACCTGACCTTCTTCACACACGACACGTGCGGATTTTTTACCAATCCCATTtcattaaagagaaaaaaagagctTTAAAAAAGGATTACACTTTTTTGTTGTTTACAGAATCATAATGTTAATTAGAGTGGAATATTTCAGATTTCTGATGATGAGCATATTCTTGAGTATTGCAGTAAAGAAATGGGTGTGGAACTTATTTGAACTTTGAATGTATGTTTTGTTTATGAGAATATAAAGTTGATAAAGATTTggtaaatagaataaaatatcatttttatttaaaaaattatttagtacaCTGCCAGTCGAGTTATAATTATCATGAcatattacaaataataaaattataatgactCAAATATCTGAACATGtcaaaatttatgtacaatGAATTATTAACATGTAAATGTATATCTGATgcataaaaataagataattgcttgtttttttaaatttaattgttataacACATTATACAAAATACATTGTGAATTAAAGCATAATCTGAGTTtgatatcaaaatattaattttcttttaaaatttgatgatacgaataattatgtaaaatataacatgatacAAAATGACTTGAGAGGAAAAGAGGATTAAAGAATTGTATTGTTTGTGAGGTTTTAAAATATTCCAGTTTTAGATTCAATTTTCTggtttaattttacattaaatttccTTTTCAGTATGCACTAGTGAACGCTTGGCagtcaatttaatttaattcaaagagatattgcatatacataataaatttcatagaagaaaaaagaaatagatggttgaaaatgataaaaCCATAAGATAAAAgagcttttattcaaaatgtaaATATCAACAAAATATTCATTATTGTTCAACTTAGCATAATTAAACATTTAGGTATGGAAATCAAATCACAATTTGAGTAGATAAACGCGTCGCTTGAAAATGTGATAAGTAAGAAAATTGCCCACATTTGAGTAGCGACAGGTGGTGATGCATTTCCCAACGAGAGAAAACCAAGCTCTTTGCCAGTATGGATTTATGTAAAGGACAACAAAAATTGTCAACAACACAACTACATAAGAAACCAAAAAGCTCACACAAAAATCATAA of Gossypium raimondii isolate GPD5lz chromosome 3, ASM2569854v1, whole genome shotgun sequence contains these proteins:
- the LOC105796525 gene encoding vacuolar protein sorting 38 isoform X2 — its product is MNERLEARKVVMANMSTRCKVATEHAKKQEEMLSTEVRSLLVAGTSLSVARKRLQEANRLLTEERGCVKLKNVQRMLRARQQYMISQVSLLYPVKILVGPAQEQELESYSSSSRLGNPSASKPVNQGSLTILGLNLTLLPFTKMSFFTDKKEVQRSATALGYVAHAVSLIASYLQVPLRYPLRLGGSRSYINDHASSIDPASSDLSLDTTLSANVKPAEFPLFLEGQDTTRAAYAVFLLNKDMEQLLNFIGVKSLGPRHVLANLKELLRCVQSSEYIDT